Proteins from one Vibrio pomeroyi genomic window:
- a CDS encoding glycosyltransferase family 4 protein yields MKKVLAIGYVWPEPNSSAAGSHMMSLLRLFKRQGWSVEFATPAQETEHMIDLSEEGITSQSIQLNCDSFDQYIEELQPDVVMFDRFMMEEQFGWRVEKVCPNAFKLLDTEDLQFLRNARHEAVKKETELTKEYLYSDLAKREIAAILRCDLSLIISSYEMELLQSEFNIDPKLLHHLPFMVDLNTLPESTKSFEERKHFMTIGNFRHAPNWDAVLQLQKIWPKIRQQLPDTELHIYGSYPPPKATALHNPKTGFHIKGWAKDAQEVMEDARVCVAPLRFGAGIKGKLLDAMKLQTPNVTSEIGSEGMLPQGELQWPGAVADDIDEFVEQAVALYKDEERWLEAQSQCHSILEAHYEQNQLGDKLIERLTTLDSELESHRLDNFFGSMLKHHSMASTKYMSQWIAEKNKIK; encoded by the coding sequence TTGAAGAAAGTTTTAGCAATTGGCTACGTTTGGCCAGAACCGAATTCATCGGCGGCTGGCAGCCATATGATGTCTCTATTACGTCTATTTAAGAGACAAGGTTGGTCTGTTGAGTTCGCAACGCCAGCTCAAGAAACCGAGCACATGATTGATCTCTCTGAAGAGGGAATCACAAGCCAATCTATTCAGCTAAATTGCGATAGCTTTGACCAGTACATCGAAGAGCTGCAACCTGATGTTGTAATGTTTGACCGCTTTATGATGGAAGAGCAATTCGGCTGGCGCGTTGAGAAGGTATGTCCGAATGCCTTTAAGTTATTGGATACTGAAGATTTACAGTTCCTACGTAATGCTCGACACGAAGCCGTTAAGAAAGAGACAGAGTTAACGAAAGAGTACCTGTACAGTGATTTGGCGAAACGTGAAATTGCTGCGATTCTGCGCTGTGATCTTTCGTTGATCATCTCAAGCTACGAGATGGAATTGCTGCAATCTGAATTCAATATTGATCCAAAACTGTTACATCATCTGCCGTTCATGGTTGACCTCAATACGCTACCTGAAAGCACGAAAAGTTTTGAAGAACGTAAGCATTTCATGACGATAGGTAACTTTAGACATGCGCCTAACTGGGATGCTGTGCTTCAGTTACAGAAGATTTGGCCGAAGATTCGTCAGCAGTTACCAGACACTGAGCTTCATATTTACGGATCTTATCCGCCACCGAAAGCAACGGCTTTGCATAACCCTAAAACCGGTTTCCATATCAAAGGTTGGGCGAAAGACGCTCAAGAAGTGATGGAAGATGCGCGTGTTTGTGTTGCGCCATTACGTTTTGGTGCTGGCATTAAAGGTAAGTTGCTTGATGCGATGAAGCTGCAAACTCCAAACGTGACGAGTGAGATCGGTAGTGAAGGCATGTTACCGCAAGGCGAACTGCAATGGCCGGGTGCAGTGGCTGATGACATCGATGAGTTTGTTGAACAAGCTGTCGCTCTCTATAAAGATGAAGAGAGGTGGCTTGAGGCTCAAAGCCAATGTCATTCAATTCTTGAAGCGCACTATGAACAGAATCAACTGGGCGACAAATTAATCGAGCGATTGACTACGCTAGATTCTGAACTTGAATCTCATCGACTGGATAACTTCTTTGGCTCGATGCTTAAGCACCACAGCATGGCAAGTACTAAGTACATGTCCCAGTGGATAGCTGAAAAGAACAAGATTAAGTAA
- a CDS encoding MATE family efflux transporter produces MLSTYRHLDKEFWQKLLHIGLPVSLQTMLFSLLGVVDIFMVNQLGDAATAAVGVGNRIFFFNLIMVSGISGAVSVLASQYFGAGDFNGIRRVLSQSWALSIFAIIPFVLIYTLVPESVVSVVASDPDYVRLATDYLWITGASLIGTAIVVPLESALRSVGEAKLPTKISIWAIIVNAILNALLIFGLFGFPELGVVGAAIGTTVSRIFQTVALLVMARKHYAHLFPTIESWRDAILPKHRKKYFKIAIPMLVHDTAWAGGILIYNVIVGQIGVGELAIISLLSPVESILISAFLGFAVAASIILGNEIGAKNYQRVENTAWGYVLVSCALATLLAALCFIAKPVIVQLIDFTHLELKDTAVNVALVMAAGMILRVFNMVGIGGVLKSGGDINYSIFIDIFGQWAIGIPLAYFTALVLGWSLEWVLMIVLLEELAKIALTSQRIHSKKWINNLIEEPDKVTA; encoded by the coding sequence ATGCTCTCGACATATCGTCATTTAGACAAAGAATTTTGGCAAAAGCTATTACACATCGGTTTACCTGTCTCACTGCAAACCATGTTGTTTTCATTGCTCGGCGTGGTCGATATTTTCATGGTCAATCAGCTTGGTGATGCAGCAACCGCAGCAGTGGGCGTTGGCAACCGTATCTTCTTCTTTAACTTGATCATGGTTTCCGGAATCAGCGGTGCCGTCAGTGTGCTAGCTTCGCAATATTTTGGAGCGGGCGATTTCAATGGCATTCGACGTGTCCTGTCGCAATCTTGGGCGTTGTCTATCTTTGCCATCATCCCTTTTGTTTTGATTTACACATTGGTTCCTGAATCAGTCGTGTCTGTAGTGGCCTCAGACCCTGATTACGTCCGCTTGGCAACGGATTACCTTTGGATAACAGGAGCCAGCCTTATTGGTACCGCGATCGTCGTGCCGTTAGAAAGCGCATTGCGATCGGTTGGTGAAGCCAAATTGCCCACCAAGATCAGTATTTGGGCAATCATCGTTAATGCGATTCTCAATGCGCTGCTGATCTTCGGACTGTTCGGTTTCCCAGAACTCGGCGTGGTTGGCGCAGCGATTGGCACCACAGTTTCTCGAATCTTTCAGACGGTTGCATTGCTTGTTATGGCGAGAAAACATTACGCGCATCTATTCCCTACAATTGAGAGTTGGCGTGACGCAATCTTACCTAAGCACAGAAAGAAGTACTTTAAGATTGCTATTCCTATGTTAGTTCACGATACGGCATGGGCTGGCGGGATACTGATATACAACGTCATTGTTGGTCAGATTGGCGTTGGCGAACTGGCGATCATCTCTTTGTTATCGCCAGTGGAAAGTATCTTAATTTCAGCCTTCTTAGGCTTTGCCGTTGCCGCCTCGATCATTCTAGGCAATGAGATCGGTGCGAAGAATTATCAACGTGTTGAAAACACCGCTTGGGGCTATGTACTTGTGAGTTGTGCGCTTGCGACACTATTGGCAGCGCTGTGTTTTATCGCCAAGCCAGTCATTGTTCAGTTAATCGATTTCACGCATCTGGAACTCAAAGATACAGCGGTCAACGTCGCGTTAGTTATGGCGGCTGGGATGATATTGAGAGTATTCAACATGGTTGGTATCGGAGGTGTGTTAAAAAGTGGTGGAGACATCAATTACAGCATCTTCATCGACATATTCGGCCAGTGGGCAATTGGCATTCCCCTCGCCTATTTCACCGCTTTGGTGCTGGGCTGGTCTTTAGAATGGGTGTTGATGATTGTGTTACTGGAGGAGTTAGCGAAGATAGCTTTAACCAGCCAGAGGATTCACTCTAAGAAATGGATCAACAACTTAATAGAAGAGCCCGATAAGGTCACTGCTTGA
- the nrdD gene encoding anaerobic ribonucleoside-triphosphate reductase, translating to MKSIVIKRDGSRAPFSRDRIQAAVEAASDKADKEIAIYALNVALAVELKLEDYDEVHISEIQTMVENELMQGPYKSLARAYIEYRHDRDIAREKQSALTREIEGLIEESNVDLINENANKDGKVIPTQRDLLAGIVAKHYAKTHILPRDIVQAHECGDIHYHDLDYAPFFPMFNCMLIDLKGMLTHGFKMGNAEIDTPKSISTATAVTAQIIAQVASHIYGGTTINRIDEVLEPYVMASYEKHLSLAKEWDIHSPEAFAISRTEKECYDAFQSLEYEVNTLHTANGQTPFVTFGFGLGESWGSKLIQQSILKNRVAGLGKNRKTAVFPKLVFAIKDGLNHQKQDPNYDIKQLALECASKRMYPDILNYDKVVEVTGSFKTPMGCRSFLNTYEENGELIHEGRNNLGVVSLNLPRIAINAKQDMAKFYELLDEKLKLARRALETRISRLENVKARVAPILYMEGACGVRLKADDSIADIFKNGRASVSLGYIGIHEAMTALYGTDVHLYDDGEMRAKALELVEYMKREVESWTKETGYAFSLYGTPSENLCSRFCSIDTKEFGVIDGVTDRGYYTNSFHLDVQKKVNPYDKIDFEMPYPEISSGGFICYGEFPNMQKNIEALENVWDYSYTRVPYYGTNTPIDECYECGYNGEFDCTSKGFTCPKCGNHDSTKVSVTRRVCGYLGSPDARPFNFGKQEEVKRRVKHL from the coding sequence GTGAAATCAATCGTAATCAAGCGTGATGGCTCAAGGGCTCCATTCAGTAGAGATCGCATCCAAGCTGCAGTGGAAGCAGCATCAGACAAAGCCGATAAGGAAATTGCTATTTATGCACTGAATGTGGCATTAGCAGTTGAGTTGAAGCTCGAAGACTACGATGAAGTTCATATCTCTGAAATTCAAACTATGGTCGAGAACGAGCTAATGCAGGGACCTTATAAGTCTCTGGCTCGTGCCTACATTGAATATCGTCATGACCGCGACATCGCACGTGAAAAGCAAAGCGCTTTAACTCGTGAGATCGAAGGTTTGATCGAAGAAAGCAATGTGGATCTGATCAATGAGAATGCCAACAAAGACGGCAAAGTTATCCCAACTCAGCGTGACCTGCTGGCGGGTATCGTGGCTAAACACTATGCGAAAACTCACATTTTGCCACGTGACATCGTACAAGCTCATGAGTGTGGTGACATTCATTACCACGATCTAGACTACGCACCGTTCTTCCCAATGTTTAACTGTATGCTTATCGATCTGAAAGGCATGTTAACGCATGGCTTCAAGATGGGTAACGCAGAAATCGACACGCCTAAGTCTATTTCTACGGCGACAGCGGTAACAGCACAGATCATCGCACAAGTGGCGAGCCACATTTACGGCGGTACTACAATTAACCGTATCGATGAGGTTTTAGAACCTTACGTAATGGCGAGCTACGAGAAGCATTTATCATTAGCGAAAGAGTGGGACATTCATAGCCCAGAAGCTTTTGCTATCTCTCGTACAGAGAAAGAGTGTTACGACGCATTCCAATCTCTGGAGTACGAAGTAAACACGCTGCACACAGCTAACGGTCAAACACCATTCGTGACGTTTGGTTTTGGTTTAGGCGAAAGCTGGGGTTCAAAACTTATCCAGCAATCTATCTTGAAAAACCGCGTTGCAGGTTTGGGTAAGAACCGTAAAACAGCGGTATTCCCTAAACTGGTTTTTGCAATCAAAGATGGTTTGAACCACCAGAAACAAGATCCAAACTACGACATCAAGCAATTAGCGCTTGAGTGTGCGTCTAAGCGTATGTACCCAGACATTCTTAACTACGACAAAGTAGTAGAAGTGACAGGGTCATTTAAAACGCCGATGGGCTGCCGTAGCTTTCTGAATACATACGAAGAAAACGGTGAGTTGATTCATGAAGGTCGTAACAACCTAGGTGTTGTTAGCTTGAACTTGCCACGTATTGCGATTAACGCAAAACAAGATATGGCTAAGTTCTACGAGCTGCTTGATGAAAAGCTCAAGCTTGCTCGTCGTGCATTAGAAACTCGTATCTCTCGTCTAGAAAACGTGAAAGCACGTGTTGCTCCAATCCTATATATGGAAGGTGCATGTGGCGTTCGCTTGAAAGCAGATGACTCTATTGCCGATATCTTCAAGAACGGCCGTGCTTCTGTTTCTCTTGGTTACATTGGTATCCACGAAGCGATGACAGCTCTTTACGGTACCGACGTTCACTTGTACGACGATGGCGAAATGCGTGCTAAAGCGCTTGAGCTGGTGGAGTACATGAAGCGTGAAGTGGAATCTTGGACCAAAGAGACTGGTTACGCGTTCAGCCTGTACGGCACACCAAGTGAAAACCTATGTAGCCGTTTCTGCAGCATCGATACCAAAGAGTTTGGTGTGATCGATGGCGTAACGGACCGTGGTTACTACACAAACAGCTTCCACTTAGATGTGCAGAAGAAAGTGAACCCATACGACAAGATCGATTTCGAGATGCCTTATCCTGAAATCTCTAGCGGCGGTTTTATCTGTTACGGTGAGTTCCCGAACATGCAGAAGAACATCGAAGCACTAGAAAACGTATGGGATTACAGCTACACGCGTGTTCCTTACTACGGTACGAATACACCGATTGATGAGTGCTACGAGTGTGGTTACAACGGTGAATTTGATTGTACAAGCAAGGGCTTTACGTGTCCTAAGTGTGGCAACCATGACTCAACCAAAGTATCGGTAACACGTCGTGTTTGTGGTTACCTAGGTAGCCCAGATGCACGACCATTTAACTTCGGTAAGCAAGAAGAAGTTAAACGCCGCGTGAAGCATCTCTAG
- a CDS encoding YeeE/YedE family protein, translating into MKNSSFTIIVGLLAGILFGSGMIISGMVDPNKVLGFLDVTGNWDISLAFVMGGALLVFAPFYHLVIKKCVKAINGEPLDSRNNPRIDRKLILGSTAFGLGWGLAGFCPGPAVTSLSGGNPTVWVFMISMLAGMWLAGRMNKTC; encoded by the coding sequence ATGAAAAACTCTTCATTTACTATCATTGTTGGTTTATTGGCTGGGATCTTGTTTGGCTCGGGTATGATCATCTCTGGTATGGTTGACCCGAACAAAGTACTTGGCTTCTTAGATGTTACTGGCAATTGGGATATCAGCTTGGCATTCGTTATGGGCGGTGCGCTACTGGTATTCGCTCCGTTTTATCACCTAGTCATTAAAAAGTGCGTTAAAGCAATCAATGGCGAGCCGTTAGATAGCCGTAACAACCCTCGAATCGACAGAAAACTGATTCTAGGTTCAACAGCGTTTGGACTCGGTTGGGGGCTGGCAGGCTTTTGTCCAGGACCTGCGGTGACGAGTCTCAGTGGCGGTAACCCAACCGTGTGGGTGTTTATGATAAGCATGCTGGCGGGAATGTGGTTGGCAGGTCGAATGAATAAAACTTGCTAA
- a CDS encoding endonuclease/exonuclease/phosphatase family protein produces MKRLRNWITLGCLLSSHAFAEPLTISSWNIEWLSTNEAVNKFSAQRDQADFDKLKQYFQSLDADVVAFQEVDDADAIQRVSGDQYKILMSDRALPENSNRQFKEVNQYTGFAVRKGITLTDYADFPLESSSNSKLRFASYVVVDTDSKPIHMLSVHLKAGCSGAYKSNRDCSRLKDQALQLNKWIKQRERNNEDYAILGDFNHNLSYSRDWMWKDLTENTDARLATRKTRADCKVRSNRNNHRTHQFRSVIDHIVVSDSLSASPAKQKVFETQDVLDYKLSDHCPVSTTIK; encoded by the coding sequence ATGAAACGACTTCGAAACTGGATAACGTTGGGTTGCTTACTCAGTAGCCACGCATTTGCTGAACCTTTGACCATATCCAGTTGGAATATCGAATGGTTATCAACCAACGAGGCTGTGAATAAGTTTTCCGCCCAACGTGATCAAGCTGATTTCGATAAACTCAAACAGTACTTCCAATCTTTAGACGCAGACGTGGTTGCTTTTCAAGAAGTCGATGACGCAGATGCCATTCAGCGTGTGTCTGGCGATCAATACAAGATATTGATGTCTGACCGAGCATTACCAGAAAACAGTAACCGCCAGTTCAAAGAAGTGAACCAATACACAGGCTTCGCAGTTCGTAAAGGAATCACACTTACCGACTATGCTGACTTTCCTCTGGAATCGAGTTCTAACAGCAAGCTTAGGTTTGCCAGCTATGTGGTCGTTGATACTGACTCAAAACCAATTCACATGTTGTCTGTGCATTTAAAGGCAGGCTGCAGCGGGGCGTATAAGTCTAACCGCGATTGTTCACGCCTAAAAGACCAAGCTCTGCAACTGAACAAGTGGATAAAGCAAAGAGAGCGCAATAACGAAGACTACGCCATTCTGGGCGACTTCAACCATAACCTATCCTACTCAAGAGATTGGATGTGGAAGGATTTAACTGAAAACACGGATGCTCGTTTAGCGACAAGAAAGACCCGTGCGGATTGTAAGGTTCGCTCAAATCGTAATAACCACCGCACACACCAATTCCGCTCTGTGATTGATCACATTGTGGTAAGCGACTCATTGAGTGCGTCACCTGCGAAACAGAAGGTATTTGAAACGCAAGATGTGCTGGATTACAAACTCAGCGACCACTGCCCAGTTTCAACGACTATTAAATAG
- a CDS encoding YeeE/YedE family protein, which produces MLSLIPWDAFFGGMLLGVSAIVLMLGIGRVAGISGIVSRLLLVGTSNKESEGVDTDKTDKHWRIAFVVGMVVSGWLLIPTGYQLPQLEEMNLLVVVIAGLLVGFGTKTANGCTSGHGIVGMARLSKRSIIATCVFMGVAIVTVLIKNLMGLGA; this is translated from the coding sequence GTGCTTAGTTTGATTCCTTGGGATGCTTTTTTCGGTGGCATGTTGTTAGGTGTGTCGGCCATTGTTTTAATGTTGGGCATTGGTCGAGTTGCAGGTATTAGTGGCATTGTTAGCCGTTTATTACTAGTTGGCACCAGCAACAAAGAAAGCGAAGGCGTGGATACAGATAAAACTGACAAGCATTGGCGCATTGCATTTGTTGTTGGAATGGTCGTAAGTGGTTGGTTGTTGATTCCTACCGGTTACCAACTCCCTCAATTGGAAGAGATGAACCTCTTGGTAGTCGTTATCGCTGGCCTGTTAGTCGGTTTTGGTACAAAAACGGCGAACGGGTGTACTAGCGGACATGGGATTGTGGGAATGGCGCGTTTGTCTAAGCGCTCGATTATCGCAACGTGTGTATTCATGGGTGTGGCAATAGTAACTGTGCTTATCAAGAACCTGATGGGATTGGGGGCGTAA
- the nrdG gene encoding anaerobic ribonucleoside-triphosphate reductase-activating protein, whose product MNYHQYHPIDVVNGPGTRCTLFVSGCVHQCRGCYNQSTQRLDSGHLFTQELQDHIIADLNDPRIKRRGLSLSGGDPLHPANVSEVLKLVQRVKAECEGKDIWMWTGYELDELDEKQKQVLEYVDTLIDGRFEQDKADPMLDWRGSSNQIIHRFTDI is encoded by the coding sequence ATGAATTATCATCAATACCACCCAATCGACGTTGTAAACGGCCCTGGCACACGTTGCACCTTGTTTGTGTCAGGTTGTGTACACCAGTGCCGTGGGTGTTATAACCAATCGACGCAAAGGCTGGATTCTGGGCATTTGTTCACTCAAGAACTTCAAGACCACATTATTGCTGATCTGAATGATCCGCGAATCAAACGTCGTGGCTTGTCGCTATCTGGTGGTGATCCTCTACATCCTGCGAACGTGTCTGAAGTACTCAAGTTGGTTCAGCGTGTAAAAGCGGAATGTGAAGGCAAAGATATCTGGATGTGGACGGGGTACGAGCTAGACGAATTGGATGAAAAGCAGAAGCAAGTATTGGAATACGTTGATACCTTGATTGATGGTCGTTTTGAGCAAGACAAAGCGGATCCGATGTTGGATTGGCGTGGTAGTTCAAACCAAATCATCCATCGATTTACTGATATATAA
- a CDS encoding GNAT family N-acetyltransferase — MTEADLDGAALVHQASFVRQQSSKDWLQCNLNAAPRFLNFVAENEGEIVGYIIWVQKSGFRPEAVLELEQLAVLPSVQGQGLGKKLILDSLPQVKQKLAEQGSTLKHVLVTTRVDNFAQKLYQSTLGAEVETTISNLYSADEVLMIARNVGERI; from the coding sequence ATGACAGAAGCCGACCTCGATGGGGCGGCTTTAGTTCACCAAGCTAGTTTTGTTCGACAGCAAAGCTCCAAAGATTGGTTACAATGTAACTTAAATGCTGCGCCACGCTTTCTTAACTTCGTTGCTGAGAACGAAGGCGAGATTGTCGGCTACATTATTTGGGTGCAAAAGAGTGGGTTTAGACCTGAAGCTGTTTTGGAACTAGAGCAACTTGCTGTGTTACCGAGCGTGCAGGGGCAAGGATTAGGCAAAAAGCTGATTCTAGACTCCTTACCGCAAGTGAAGCAGAAGCTAGCAGAGCAAGGCTCGACACTAAAGCATGTATTAGTGACCACCAGAGTAGACAACTTTGCACAAAAGCTTTATCAATCGACGTTGGGCGCAGAAGTCGAAACCACGATTTCAAACCTGTACTCTGCGGATGAAGTGCTTATGATAGCTCGCAATGTGGGTGAACGAATCTGA